The following coding sequences lie in one Zingiber officinale cultivar Zhangliang chromosome 2B, Zo_v1.1, whole genome shotgun sequence genomic window:
- the LOC122047710 gene encoding ras-related protein RABA4c-like, translated as MSSSSRNYYPDFNQKIDYVFKVVLIGDSAVGKSQLLARFARNEFNLDSKATIGVEFQTRTLTIDQKIIKAQIWDTAGQERYRAVTSAYYRGAVGAMLVYDITKRQSFDHVTKWLEELRGHADKNIVIMLIGNKSDLGSLRAVPTEDAKEFAENENLFFMETSALDATNVESAFVTILTEIYRIVSKKSLVANDDAEPTGDTNLLTGTQIAVSGQEPAGSKSACCASS; from the exons ATGTCCTCGAGCAGTCGTAATTACTACCCCGATTTCAACCAGAAGATCGATTACGTCTTCAAAGTGGTGCTGATCGGTGACTCGGCGGTGGGGAAGTCGCAGCTGCTCGCCCGGTTCGCCCGCAACGAGTTCAATCTCGACTCCAAGGCCACCATCGGCGTCGAGTTCCAGACCCGCACCCTAACCATCGACCAGAAGATCATCAAGGCCCAGATCTGGGACACCGCCGGCCAAGAAAG GTATCGGGCGGTGACGAGCGCTTACTACAGAGGCGCAGTGGGAGCGATGCTAGTCTACGACATAACCAAACGCCAATCGTTCGACCATGTGACTAAATGGCTGGAGGAGCTGCGAGGACACGCCGACAAGAACATCGTTATCATGCTCATCGGAAACAAGTCCGACCTCGGAAGCCTTCGCGCGGTGCCGACCGAGGACGCCAAGGAGTTCGCTGAGAATGAGAATCTCTTCTTCATGGAGACTTCCGCCCTCGATGCCACCAACGTCGAGAGTGCTTTCGTGACCATTCTCACCGAGATTTACCGGATCGTGAGCAAGAAGTCCCTTGTGGCCAACGACGACGCTGAGCCTACCGGGGACACGAACCTACTGACAGGAACTCAAATAGCAGTCTCCGGTCAAGAGCCTGCTGGTTCTAAATCGGCATGCTGCGCATCTTCTTAG
- the LOC122047711 gene encoding uncharacterized protein LOC122047711 isoform X2, with product MANQNPKRFLQSFFDFTERESSPNSGSLKIKSLFKGCVFRYASHLIHALSKKKWRRQRKGQQFELLNLQLNWSPPHVISPIPELPVFGHLEWVEDDLEALGEEDGENEIDQLAEKFIASCHEKFRLEKEESYRRYQEMLERST from the exons ATGGCCAACCAAAATCCTAAAAGATTTCTACAATCATTCTTTGATTTCACAGAGAGAGAGTCTTCCCCTAACTCAGGCTCTCTCAAGATCAAGAGCCTCTTCAAGGGTTGCGTCTTTCGGTATGCCAGTCATCTGATACATGCCCTTTCTAAGAAGAAGTGGAGGCGGCAAAGGAAGGGGCAACAGTTCGAGTTGCTAAATCTGCAACTGAACTGGTCACCCCCACATGTCATCAGTCCCATCCCCGAGCTTCCTGTCTTTG GACACCTCGAATGGGTTGAGGACGATTTGGAGGCTCTAGGGGAGGAGGATGGAGAGAATGAGATCGACCAGCTTGCAGAGAAGTTTATCGCTAGCTGCCATGAGAAGTTTAGGCTGGAGAAGGAGGAGTCTTATAGGAGGTACCAAGAGATGCTGGAAAGAAGCACATGA
- the LOC122047711 gene encoding uncharacterized protein LOC122047711 isoform X1 yields the protein MANQNPKRFLQSFFDFTERESSPNSGSLKIKSLFKGCVFRYASHLIHALSKKKWRRQRKGQQFELLNLQLNWSPPHVISPIPELPVFEMSLAGHLEWVEDDLEALGEEDGENEIDQLAEKFIASCHEKFRLEKEESYRRYQEMLERST from the exons ATGGCCAACCAAAATCCTAAAAGATTTCTACAATCATTCTTTGATTTCACAGAGAGAGAGTCTTCCCCTAACTCAGGCTCTCTCAAGATCAAGAGCCTCTTCAAGGGTTGCGTCTTTCGGTATGCCAGTCATCTGATACATGCCCTTTCTAAGAAGAAGTGGAGGCGGCAAAGGAAGGGGCAACAGTTCGAGTTGCTAAATCTGCAACTGAACTGGTCACCCCCACATGTCATCAGTCCCATCCCCGAGCTTCCTGTCTTTG AGATGTCGCTTGCAGGACACCTCGAATGGGTTGAGGACGATTTGGAGGCTCTAGGGGAGGAGGATGGAGAGAATGAGATCGACCAGCTTGCAGAGAAGTTTATCGCTAGCTGCCATGAGAAGTTTAGGCTGGAGAAGGAGGAGTCTTATAGGAGGTACCAAGAGATGCTGGAAAGAAGCACATGA